A region of Etheostoma cragini isolate CJK2018 chromosome 2, CSU_Ecrag_1.0, whole genome shotgun sequence DNA encodes the following proteins:
- the adra2c gene encoding alpha-2C adrenergic receptor yields MDFLNSSSLEDGILVENISSNSTSQSQYSQIAIWALAGLVSFLILFTIVGNVLVVIAVLTSRALKPPQNLFLVSLASADILVATLVMPFSLANELMGFWFFGKIWCDIYLALDVLFCTSSIVHLCAISLDRYWSVTQAVEYNLKRTPKRVKGMIVVVWLISAVISFPPLISMDRSSSEASPQCILNDETWYILYSSLGSFFVPCLIMILVYIRIYQVAKTRTRSMSEKKRDVDSPLENGMDQAEAGRGGSLKSNRDESMKEQDRKNGHCKEQAVQSPLANEPKHPPTDQDDDFDDSSSSDGKPKKSSSSSKHHRDDIKDRKSSSASKYSSRKSRASSKSMELFSSRRKRRSTVNRKKVSAAREKRFTFVLAVVMGVFVVCWFPFFFSYSLYGICREPCEIPETLFKFFFWIGYCNSSLNPVIYTIFNQDFRRAFQKILLACTIDWHHEQLALPDMCSHLPLPSEKKDGIQRYC; encoded by the exons atggATTTCTTAAATAGCTCCAGCCTGGAGGACGGGATACTGGTAGAAAATATCTCCTCTAATTCTACCTCTCAGAGCCAGTACAGCCAGATCGCTATCTGGGCTCTGGCCGGACTTGTCAGCTTTCTGATTTTGTTTACAATAGTCGGGAACGTCTTGGTTGTAATCGCCGTTTTAACGAGCAGAGCTCTGAAGCCACCTCAGAATCTGTTTCTCGTCTCTCTGGCCAGTGCGGACATACTGGTGGCCACCCTGGTCATGCCCTTTTCTTTGGCAAATGAACTCATGGGCTTCTGGTTTTTTGGCAAAATTTGGTGTGACATCTACCTGGCTCTGGACGTTTTGTTCTGCACCTCTTCTATTGTTCACCTGTGCGCTATTAGTTTGGACAGGTACTGGTCAGTGACACAGGCGGTCGAGTATAACTTAAAGAGAACGCCTAAAAGAGTGAAAGGGATGATTGTGGTGGTGTGGCTGATCTCAGCGGTCATCTCCTTTCCACCGCTGATATCAATGGACAGGAGCAGCAGCGAGGCCAGTCCCCAGTGTATCCTGAATGATGAGACCTGGTACATCCTCTACTCCAGTCTTGGCTCTTTCTTTGTCCCCTGTCTCATCATGATCCTGGTCTATATTCGGATCTACCAAGTGGCAAAGACAAGGACCAGAAGTATGTCGGAGAAGAAGAGGGACGTGGACTCGCCGCTGGAGAATGGGATGGACCAAGCCGAAGCAGGCAGAGGAGGGTCATTAAAGTCCAACCGGGACGAGAGCATGAAAGAGCAGGACCGCAAGAATGGACACTGCAAAGAGCAGGCAGTCCAATCCCCTCTGGCCAATGAGCCCAAACACCCACCGACAGACCAGGACGACGACTTCGACGACAGCAGCTCGTCAGACGGGAAGCCTAAGAAGAGTTCCAGTTCCTCCAAACATCACCGTGACGACATAAAAGACAGGAAGTCCAGCTCCGCCTCTAAATACTCCAGCAGGAAGTCGCGTGCCAGCTCCAAGTCTATGGAGCTGTTCTCGTCTCGCCGTAAACGCCGGAGCACCGTCAATCGGAAGAAAGTTTCCGCCGCTCGGGAGAAGCGCTTCACCTTTGTCCTTGCTGTTGTCATGGGCGTTTTTGTCGTTTGCTGGTTCCCGTTCTTTTTCTCCTACAGCTTGTATGGAATCTGCCGGGAGCCGTGCGAGATCCCAGAGACGCTGTTCAAGTTCTTTTTTTGGATTGGCTACTGTAACAGCTCGCTAAACCCCGTCATCTACACCATCTTCAACCAGGACTTCCGCAGAGCCTTCCAGAAGATCCTCT TGGCATGTACTATAGACTGGCATCACGAGCAATTGGCTCTCCCAGACATGTGTTCACATCTTCCACTCCCCTCTGAGAAAAAAGATGGAATACAGAGGTActgctga